A section of the Sphingomonas ginsenosidivorax genome encodes:
- a CDS encoding response regulator — protein sequence MGDLPHLLLVDDERSIREPLAAYLTKQGFRVTQCGDAESARTRLAAYAIDLVILDIMMPGEDGLSLCRHIAATSDVPVILLTARAEETDRIVGLEMGADDYVVKPFSPRELATRVKVVLRRATAGGARHHAPESSSYGFAGWVLKSGERALVDREGVSVPLSTGEYNLLLALVTRPRQVLTRDQLLDLTQGREAAAFDRAIDNQVSRLRRKIEADAKNPELIKTVWGGGYTLAAEVTRL from the coding sequence ATGGGGGATCTTCCACATCTGCTGCTCGTCGATGACGAGCGCTCGATCCGCGAACCGCTGGCGGCGTATCTCACCAAGCAGGGGTTCCGCGTCACCCAGTGCGGCGACGCGGAAAGCGCGCGGACGCGGCTGGCGGCCTATGCGATCGACCTCGTCATCCTCGACATCATGATGCCGGGCGAGGACGGGCTGTCGCTGTGCCGCCACATCGCCGCGACCAGCGACGTCCCGGTGATCCTGCTCACAGCGCGCGCGGAGGAGACCGACCGGATCGTCGGGCTCGAGATGGGCGCGGACGATTATGTCGTGAAGCCGTTCTCGCCGCGCGAGCTGGCGACGCGCGTCAAGGTCGTGCTGCGCCGTGCGACCGCGGGCGGCGCGCGCCACCATGCGCCCGAGAGCAGCTCGTACGGCTTTGCCGGATGGGTGCTGAAATCGGGCGAACGCGCGCTGGTCGATCGCGAGGGCGTGTCGGTGCCGCTGTCGACGGGCGAGTACAACCTGCTGCTCGCGCTGGTGACCCGGCCGCGCCAGGTGCTGACGCGCGACCAGCTGCTCGACCTGACGCAGGGCCGCGAGGCCGCGGCGTTCGACCGCGCGATCGACAACCAGGTCAGCCGGTTGCGCCGGAAGATCGAGGCCGATGCGAAGAATCCCGAGCTGATCAAGACGGTCTGGGGCGGCGGTTATACGCTGGCGGCGGAGGTCACGCGGCTGTGA
- a CDS encoding thioesterase family protein, giving the protein MTTLKQAIDALVPIEGGWRGSVPETWLQGRTAYGGFSAALALHAAQVSDVDLPPLRSAQVSFIGPLSGDIAIRATRLRRGRNAAFVQVDVESDAGLGLRATFVFMGPVESRLDHHVGAAPEFPVPGPETTTYRGTAAVPFTQNFEFVDQRDGPKSEWLRWVRLAERDGLDPMVELMCIADCLPPAALKLIGAVVPISSMTWLFNVLGSQPLTRDGWWLLRATTDYAREGSSSQQMAIWNADGVGVGEQMQSVAVFG; this is encoded by the coding sequence ATGACGACCCTCAAGCAGGCGATCGACGCGCTGGTTCCGATCGAGGGCGGCTGGCGCGGGTCGGTGCCCGAGACCTGGCTGCAGGGGCGCACCGCCTATGGCGGCTTCTCGGCCGCGCTCGCGCTGCATGCGGCGCAGGTGTCGGACGTCGACCTGCCGCCGCTGCGATCGGCGCAGGTGTCGTTCATCGGGCCGCTGTCTGGCGACATTGCGATCCGCGCGACCAGGCTCAGGCGCGGGCGCAACGCGGCGTTCGTGCAGGTCGATGTCGAGAGCGACGCGGGCCTCGGGCTGCGCGCGACGTTCGTGTTCATGGGGCCGGTCGAGTCGCGGCTCGATCATCACGTCGGAGCGGCGCCCGAATTTCCGGTCCCCGGCCCCGAGACGACGACCTACCGCGGTACTGCGGCTGTGCCGTTCACGCAGAATTTCGAATTCGTCGACCAGCGCGACGGACCGAAATCGGAATGGTTGCGCTGGGTACGGCTTGCCGAGCGCGACGGGCTGGACCCGATGGTCGAGCTGATGTGCATCGCCGACTGCCTGCCCCCGGCCGCGCTCAAGCTGATCGGCGCGGTCGTGCCGATCAGTTCGATGACGTGGCTGTTCAATGTGCTGGGGTCGCAGCCGCTGACGCGCGACGGCTGGTGGCTGCTGCGCGCGACGACCGACTATGCGCGCGAGGGGAGTTCGAGCCAGCAGATGGCGATCTGGAACGCGGACGGCGTGGGCGTCGGCGAGCAAATGCAGAGCGTCGCGGTCTTCGGATGA
- a CDS encoding glutathione binding-like protein, with the protein MIDLHYWPTPNGHKITMMLEETGLDYTIRPVDIGKGEQFAPEFLKIAPNNRMPAIVDHDPAVGNAPITVFESGAILLYLAGKTGRFGGDSLRERTEVNQWLMWQMGGLGPMLGQNHHFNIYAPEKIPYAMDRYVKETNRLYGVLDRRLTDRAFVAGAYSVADMAAYPWIVPHEAQGQTLADFPNVKRWFETIAKRPATITAYEKGKAINDSRTPMTDEQKKMLFGQTAATR; encoded by the coding sequence ATGATCGACCTGCATTACTGGCCCACGCCGAACGGCCACAAGATCACGATGATGCTGGAGGAAACCGGGCTCGATTACACGATCCGCCCGGTCGACATCGGCAAGGGCGAGCAGTTCGCGCCCGAGTTCCTGAAGATCGCGCCGAACAACCGGATGCCCGCGATCGTCGACCATGACCCTGCCGTCGGCAACGCGCCGATTACCGTGTTCGAATCGGGCGCGATCCTGCTGTACCTCGCCGGGAAGACCGGGCGGTTCGGCGGCGATTCGCTTCGCGAGCGCACCGAGGTGAACCAGTGGCTGATGTGGCAGATGGGGGGCTTGGGGCCGATGCTGGGCCAGAACCATCATTTCAACATCTACGCGCCCGAAAAGATTCCCTACGCGATGGACCGCTACGTCAAGGAGACGAACCGGCTGTACGGCGTGCTCGACCGGCGGCTGACGGACCGCGCATTCGTGGCGGGCGCCTATTCGGTCGCCGACATGGCGGCCTATCCGTGGATCGTGCCGCACGAGGCGCAGGGCCAGACGCTCGCCGACTTCCCGAACGTGAAGCGCTGGTTCGAGACGATCGCCAAACGCCCCGCGACGATCACCGCCTATGAGAAGGGCAAGGCGATCAACGATTCGCGCACGCCGATGACCGACGAGCAGAAAAAGATGCTGTTCGGACAGACGGCCGCGACGCGGTGA
- a CDS encoding outer membrane protein — protein MSKILFAGLIGAAALAATPAFAQETTADAPFSGLYAGGSFGFDVQPNDVGENIKFDRDLNGSFGDTISTATAANAFSPGFCNGAATSNTAPAAGGRGCNNDRNDIAYYGRLGFDAQRGNIVVGVVGEFGKSEIKDSVSAFSTTPAFYTMSRELNWEASIRGRVGYAVDTTLFYGAFGPGYASIDNSFTTGNTANTFTSNGNKKQWGITGGGGVEQKIGKNFSIGMEYMFHRYEDNDYRVRASGGPAGGPFTRGNAAGTDFRRGFDYFRWHSIRGVAAFRF, from the coding sequence ATGAGCAAGATTTTGTTCGCCGGCCTGATCGGCGCTGCCGCACTCGCAGCAACGCCGGCATTCGCGCAGGAAACCACCGCGGACGCACCGTTCAGCGGCCTGTACGCCGGCGGTTCGTTCGGCTTTGACGTCCAGCCGAACGACGTTGGCGAGAACATCAAGTTCGACCGCGACCTGAACGGCAGCTTCGGCGACACGATCTCGACTGCGACCGCAGCAAACGCCTTCTCGCCCGGCTTCTGCAACGGCGCCGCGACCAGCAACACCGCCCCCGCAGCCGGCGGCCGTGGTTGCAACAACGATCGCAACGACATCGCCTATTACGGTCGCCTCGGCTTCGACGCACAGCGCGGCAACATCGTCGTCGGCGTCGTCGGCGAGTTCGGCAAGTCCGAGATCAAGGACAGCGTCAGCGCCTTCTCGACCACGCCCGCCTTCTACACCATGTCGCGCGAGCTGAACTGGGAAGCATCGATCCGCGGCCGCGTCGGCTACGCGGTCGACACCACGCTGTTCTACGGCGCGTTCGGCCCTGGCTATGCCAGCATCGACAACAGCTTCACGACCGGCAACACCGCCAACACGTTCACCTCGAACGGCAACAAGAAGCAGTGGGGCATCACCGGCGGCGGTGGCGTCGAGCAGAAGATCGGCAAGAACTTCTCGATCGGCATGGAATACATGTTCCATCGCTACGAGGACAACGACTACCGCGTCCGCGCATCGGGCGGCCCGGCTGGTGGTCCCTTCACGCGCGGCAACGCGGCAGGCACCGACTTCCGTCGCGGCTTCGACTATTTCCGCTGGCACAGCATCCGCGGCGTCGCAGCGTTCCGCTTCTGA
- the parE gene encoding DNA topoisomerase IV subunit B yields MADDLFAASTAPGAKSAPAYDASSIEVLEGLEPVRRRPGMYVGGTDERALHHLAAEVLDNAMDEAVAGHATRIEIHLEPGNRLTIVDNGRGIPVDPHPKFPGKSALEVILSTLHSGGKFAGKAYATSGGLHGVGISVVNALSSDTVVEVARDRQLYRQRFARGITLGPIEALGPTPNRRGTSVAFTPDTEIFGPELAFKPARLYKLARSKAYLFAGVEIRWKCAPELLADDTPADAVFQFPGGLADHLRDQIAGRECATAEFFAGSQAFPGEDQGRVEWAVAWPLWSDGSYSWYCNTIPTPDGGTHEQGLRQALVRGMRAFGDLVGQKKAKDITADDVMVGSELMLSVFIREPQFQSQTKDRLTSPEAAALVDKAMRDHFDHFLSHNMERGKALLNYVLERMDERLRRKQERDVKRKTATSARKLRLPGKLTDCSANSPEGTELFIVEGDSAGGSAKQARDRKTQAILPIRGKILNVASATSAKIFANQEIADLTLALGCGTRKDCTVETLRYERVVIMTDADVDGAHIATLLMTFFFQEMPDLVRRGHLYLAQPPLYRLTAGTKSLYARDDAHRAELERTAFKGKKVDVARFKGLGEMNPMQLRETTMDPATRGMLRITLPQEYEERAGVKDLVDRLMGNNPAHRFAFIQENAGRMDEDAIDA; encoded by the coding sequence ATGGCAGACGATCTTTTCGCGGCATCCACCGCGCCCGGCGCAAAATCCGCCCCCGCCTACGACGCCTCGTCGATCGAGGTGCTGGAGGGGCTCGAACCGGTTCGCCGCCGGCCGGGCATGTATGTCGGCGGCACCGACGAACGCGCGCTCCACCATCTCGCCGCCGAAGTGCTCGACAACGCGATGGACGAAGCCGTCGCGGGACATGCGACGCGGATCGAGATTCACCTCGAACCCGGCAACCGGCTGACGATCGTCGACAATGGCCGCGGCATCCCGGTCGACCCGCATCCGAAATTTCCCGGCAAGTCCGCGCTCGAGGTCATCCTGTCGACGCTGCATTCGGGCGGCAAGTTCGCGGGCAAGGCCTATGCGACCAGCGGCGGCCTGCACGGCGTCGGCATCAGCGTCGTCAACGCGCTGTCGTCGGATACGGTGGTCGAGGTCGCGCGCGACCGCCAGCTCTATCGCCAGCGCTTCGCGCGCGGGATCACGCTGGGGCCGATCGAGGCGTTGGGACCGACGCCCAACCGCCGCGGCACCAGCGTCGCGTTCACGCCCGATACCGAGATCTTCGGCCCCGAGCTGGCCTTCAAGCCGGCGCGACTCTACAAGCTCGCGCGGTCGAAGGCGTATCTGTTCGCGGGCGTCGAGATCCGCTGGAAATGCGCACCCGAACTGCTCGCCGACGACACGCCGGCCGACGCGGTGTTCCAGTTCCCCGGCGGTCTTGCCGACCATCTGCGCGACCAGATCGCCGGCCGCGAATGCGCGACCGCGGAGTTCTTCGCCGGGTCGCAGGCGTTCCCGGGTGAGGACCAGGGCCGTGTCGAATGGGCGGTCGCCTGGCCGCTGTGGAGCGACGGATCGTACAGCTGGTACTGCAACACAATCCCGACGCCCGATGGTGGCACGCATGAACAGGGACTGCGCCAGGCGTTGGTGCGCGGCATGCGCGCGTTCGGCGACCTGGTCGGGCAGAAGAAGGCCAAGGACATTACGGCGGACGACGTGATGGTCGGCAGCGAGCTGATGCTGTCGGTGTTCATCCGGGAGCCGCAGTTCCAGAGCCAGACCAAGGACCGGCTGACCAGCCCCGAGGCCGCCGCGCTCGTCGACAAGGCAATGCGCGACCATTTCGACCATTTCCTCAGCCACAACATGGAGCGCGGCAAGGCGCTGCTCAACTATGTGCTCGAGCGGATGGACGAGCGGTTGCGCCGCAAGCAGGAGCGCGACGTCAAGCGCAAGACCGCGACCTCCGCGCGTAAACTCCGGCTGCCGGGCAAGCTGACCGACTGTTCGGCGAACTCGCCCGAGGGCACCGAGCTGTTCATCGTCGAGGGCGATTCGGCCGGCGGCTCGGCGAAACAGGCGCGCGACCGCAAGACCCAGGCGATCCTGCCGATCCGCGGCAAGATCCTGAACGTCGCCTCGGCGACCAGCGCAAAGATCTTCGCGAACCAGGAGATCGCCGACCTGACGCTGGCGCTCGGCTGCGGGACGCGGAAGGACTGCACGGTCGAAACGCTGCGCTACGAGCGCGTGGTGATCATGACCGACGCAGACGTCGACGGCGCGCATATCGCGACGCTGCTGATGACGTTCTTCTTCCAGGAGATGCCCGATCTCGTCCGCCGCGGGCATCTGTATCTCGCACAGCCGCCGCTCTACCGCCTGACCGCCGGCACCAAGAGCCTGTACGCGCGAGACGATGCGCACCGCGCCGAGCTGGAGCGGACCGCGTTCAAGGGCAAGAAGGTCGACGTCGCGCGCTTCAAGGGTCTCGGCGAGATGAACCCGATGCAGCTGCGCGAGACGACGATGGATCCCGCGACGCGCGGCATGCTGCGCATCACGCTGCCGCAGGAATATGAGGAGCGGGCAGGGGTGAAGGACCTGGTCGACCGTCTGATGGGCAACAACCCCGCGCACCGCTTCGCCTTCATCCAGGAAAATGCCGGCCGGATGGACGAGGACGCGATCGACGCATGA
- a CDS encoding BrnT family toxin — translation MDLTFDPAKDAANIAKHGLSLADFRGFDTDPNIYVDDRHDYGEVRLLARGRIGGRGYCVVFTVVGTVTRVISFRRAHEKEMRRYE, via the coding sequence ATGGACCTTACGTTCGATCCTGCGAAGGACGCGGCGAACATCGCCAAGCACGGCCTGTCGCTCGCCGATTTTCGCGGGTTCGATACCGATCCGAACATCTATGTCGACGACCGGCATGACTATGGCGAGGTCAGGCTGTTGGCGAGAGGCCGGATCGGCGGACGCGGATATTGCGTCGTCTTCACGGTCGTTGGCACCGTGACGCGCGTCATCAGCTTCCGTCGAGCGCATGAGAAGGAGATGAGGCGCTATGAGTAA
- a CDS encoding BrnA antitoxin family protein: protein MSKEPLPPDYDENPEWTDEMIAEARPASEVLPPEVAALLVRRRGPQTAPTKKAVTLRLDPDVLDKFRSTGPGWQSRMNEALRQAKV, encoded by the coding sequence ATGAGTAAGGAACCGCTGCCGCCGGATTATGACGAGAATCCGGAATGGACCGATGAGATGATCGCCGAAGCCCGCCCCGCATCCGAGGTCCTGCCTCCCGAAGTCGCCGCGCTGCTGGTCCGCCGCCGCGGGCCGCAAACGGCGCCGACCAAGAAGGCGGTAACGCTCCGCCTCGATCCCGACGTCCTCGACAAGTTCAGGTCCACCGGCCCCGGCTGGCAGTCGCGGATGAACGAGGCGCTGCGACAGGCCAAGGTGTGA
- a CDS encoding aspartate aminotransferase family protein, whose product MTITPLMPVYPRCGVRPVRGEGAYLFGEDGQQFLDFASGIAVNALGHGHPVLVKAIADQAATLMHVSNLYGSPQGEHLAQRLADNTFADTVFFTNSGAEAVECAIKTARRYHFANGNPQRNTLITFDTAFHGRTLGTISATNQSKMRDGFEPLLPGFTYATFNDLEGALGLIDDNTAGFLVEPIQGEGGIRQATPEFLQGLRKACDEHGLLLVLDEVQCGYGRTGKFFAHELYGITPDIMAVAKGIGGGFPLGACLATEEAAKGMVAGTHGSTYGGNPLAMAAGEAVLDVMLADGFLENVTKMGDRLRQGLEQMIPNHDHLFDSVRGTGLMLGLKLKSDSRAFVAFARDEHNLLLVSAGENVVRILPPLVIDESHIAECIEKLSAAARVYVPASDD is encoded by the coding sequence GTGACCATCACCCCGCTCATGCCCGTCTACCCGCGGTGTGGGGTGCGTCCGGTCCGAGGCGAGGGTGCGTACCTCTTCGGTGAGGACGGCCAGCAGTTTCTCGATTTCGCCAGCGGCATCGCGGTCAACGCGCTTGGCCACGGCCACCCCGTGCTGGTCAAGGCGATCGCCGATCAGGCTGCGACGCTGATGCACGTGTCGAACCTGTACGGCAGTCCGCAGGGCGAGCATCTCGCGCAGCGGCTGGCGGACAACACGTTTGCCGACACGGTGTTCTTCACCAATTCGGGGGCGGAAGCCGTGGAGTGCGCGATCAAGACCGCGCGCCGCTATCATTTCGCGAACGGCAATCCGCAGCGCAACACGCTGATCACCTTCGACACCGCGTTCCACGGCCGGACGCTCGGCACGATCTCGGCGACCAACCAGTCCAAGATGCGCGACGGGTTCGAGCCGCTGCTGCCGGGCTTCACCTATGCGACGTTCAACGACCTCGAAGGCGCGCTCGGGCTGATCGACGACAACACGGCCGGCTTCCTGGTCGAGCCGATCCAGGGCGAGGGCGGCATCCGTCAGGCGACGCCGGAGTTCCTGCAGGGGCTGCGCAAGGCATGCGACGAGCATGGCTTGCTGCTCGTGCTCGACGAGGTCCAGTGCGGCTATGGCCGGACCGGCAAGTTCTTCGCGCACGAACTCTACGGCATCACGCCCGACATCATGGCGGTGGCCAAGGGGATCGGCGGCGGCTTCCCGCTCGGCGCATGCCTCGCGACCGAGGAAGCCGCCAAGGGCATGGTCGCAGGCACGCACGGTTCGACCTATGGCGGCAACCCGCTCGCGATGGCGGCGGGCGAGGCGGTGCTCGACGTGATGCTCGCGGACGGCTTCCTCGAGAATGTCACCAAGATGGGGGACCGGCTGCGGCAGGGGCTCGAACAGATGATCCCCAATCACGATCACCTGTTCGACAGCGTCCGCGGCACCGGGCTGATGCTCGGGCTCAAGCTCAAGAGCGACAGCCGCGCGTTCGTGGCGTTCGCGCGCGACGAGCACAACCTGCTGCTCGTGTCGGCGGGCGAGAACGTCGTCCGCATCCTGCCGCCGCTGGTGATCGACGAGAGCCACATCGCCGAGTGCATCGAGAAGCTGTCGGCGGCGGCGCGTGTGTACGTGCCGGCGAGCGACGACTGA